Genomic DNA from Colius striatus isolate bColStr4 chromosome 7, bColStr4.1.hap1, whole genome shotgun sequence:
gcaggggatggggtgtgcagggggtgGGAGTGTGCAGagggtgtgtgtgcagggggtggggtgtgcaggggatggggtgtGCAGAGGGTGGGGTGTGGAGGGGGTGTgcaggggggtgtgtgtgcagggggtgAGGTGTGCAGGAGATGGGggtgtgcaggggatggggtgtGCAGGGGATGTGCaaggggggtgtgtgtgcaggggatggggtgtGTAGGGGGTGGGGTGTGCAGGGATGGAGTGTGCAGAGGGTGGGGTGTGGAGGGGGtgtgcagggggtgtgtgtgaagggggtgtgtgtgtgtgcagggatggggtgtgcagggggtgtgtgtgcagggggtgtgtgtgcagggggtgtgtgtgcaggggatggggtgtgcagggggtgtgtgtgcagggatgGGGTGTGCAGGGAtggggtgtgcagggggtgtgtgtgcagggatggggtgtgcagggggtgtgtgtgcagggggtgtgtgtgtgtgcagggatgaggtgtgcagggggtgtgtgtgcagggatgGGGTGTGCAGGGAtggggtgtgcagggggtgtgtgtgcagggatggggtgtgcagggggtgtgtgtgcagggggtgtgtgtgtgtgcagggatgaggtgtgcagggggtgtgtgtgcagggatgGGGTGTGCAGGGAtggggtgtgcagggggtgtgtgtgcagggatggggtgtgcagggggtgtgtgtgcagggggtgtgtgtgcaggggatggggtgtgcagggggtgtgtgtgcagggatgGGGTGTGCAGGGAtggggtgtgcagggggtgtgtgtgcagggggggtgtgtgtgcagggatggggtgtgcagggggtgtgtgtgcagggatggggtgtgcagggggtgtgtgtgcagggggtgtgtgtgtgtgcagggatgAGGTGTGcagggggggtgtgtgtgcagggatggggtgtgcagggggtgtgtgtgcagggggtgtgtgtgcagggggggtgtgtgcagggggtgtgcagggggggtgtgtgcagggggtgtgtgtgtgtgtgcagggatgaggtgtgcagggggtgtgtgtgcagggatagggtgtgcagggggtgtgtgtgcagggggtgtgtgtgcagggggggtgtgtgcagggggtgtgCAGGGGGTGGGGGACACGCACTGATCTCGAGCTGCCGCTGGATCCGGCCCTTGCTGCGCTCCCGGAAATCCACCTGAGCCTCGTTGTACTTGGTCATGACATCGACAAACTTGCGGGACAGGACCgagtgctggggacagggacagggctgtggggctggggacagcctGGGCATGgcacctccccagctcctgagggacaggattggtgctggggctggttaccgggacatggggctggggacagcctGGGCATGgcacctccccagctcctgaggaACGGGatcggggctggggctggggacagggacatggggctggggacagggctgtgggacTGGGACCACAGCCCTTGGCATGgcacctccccagctcctgagggacaggattggtgctggagctggggacATTGACATGGGGCTGGGAACAGCCTGGACATGGCatctccccagctcctgagggacaggatcagtgctggggacagggacagaTAAATGGGGCTGGAgacagggacatggggctggggacaccCTGGGCATGgcacctccccagctcctgagggacaggatcagtgctggggctggggacagggactTGGGGCTGGGGAcaaggctgtggggctggggacagcctGGGCATGgcacctccccagctcctgagggacaGGATCAGTGCTGGGGACAGGAACAGATAAATGGGGCTAGAgacagggacatggggctgaGGACACCCTGGGCATGGCCCTCCCCAGTCCTGGGGGACAGGAtcagtgctggggctgaggaCATGAGCCCCAGGGGACCCAGGAGATGACATATCCCAGCCCCTGGGGGCCAGGACAGCGTGTtggggacagagcagagggacACGAAGCCTGGGAGCACCCAGTATCTGTGCCAGGGTGCCGCTGGGCACGGGAGGCAGAGATGGGACAGCTGAGGACACCTGGGACACGCCATGGGTCCAGCCCATGGGGCACAGGGTGACACAGGGAGCTCAGCACCCAGGGGGGACGTGTGGGGAGCCCCAGAGCTCACCTGGGACTTGCGGATGCGGAGGTCGGCGGAGGATCGCGCCTCGTCCTGCTCGATGTTCCTCTCCATGCCTGGAGACAGACggaccccaaacccctcagggACCTTCCCCACGTGTCCCCAGAGCTCTTGTGGGGACCAAGGGCCAGCGTGGGGCCAcgtgggctgggctgtggccaCTCACTCTTCAGCTTGTTGCGGACGCTGTTGGCCATCTTTTTGATCTCGGCCGTCAGCTGCTCCAGGTCATCTTTGGTCTCTGAGGGGCCACAGCACGTGAGATGGAGAAGCCACCAAGGGAATGTCCCCAGGAAGGGGAGCTGTGacctggggacacacacacacacagccaccGCACTCACTCTGCTCGGGGATGGGCGCTGAGAGGATGATGCTGTAGAGCTTTTTGGCCTCCTCCACATTCTCTGAGATCTTGTCGATGTTCTGCCGAGTCTCCTCGATCTAGGCAAGGTGGGGAGGGAGGTTgaggggctgctctgtgctccCCCCAAGCCTGTTCTTGtcccctcctcaccccacatCCATCCATCCCCCCCTCACCTCAGAGAAGAACTCATCCATGAACGCCGTGTTGTCCACGGCGATCTCCAGCTCCTCGTCGTCATCGTCAgcatcctgcttctgcagggtacAGCGGGCAACACCGAGGGCTGGGACCCTCCCTGGGACACCCCCTTGTGCCTGGGACACCCCTCTTTCCCCCTGGGACACCCTCTTCCACCTGGGacacccccttttccccctggGACACCCCTTTCCCCCCTGGGGTGACAGCTACCCCACAGGGACCAGGGAAGCCACCAAGCAGCCCAGCTCTGTGGCATCAGGGGAGGGGGGGATGTGCTGGCCCAGGGGGGACATctgcaggcacacacacacacacaaaatcttgTGTCACATCTGGCTGTGCATGGACAAGGAATTAAGGGATTGTTGGGCTTGGCTGGAGggaggggacagggatggggatggggttTTATGGACCCGACCTTCATCCCATAACAGGTCTGAAGAGAAGGAGGGTttgaggggaggaagaggatggggacaggaCAAGGTTTGAGGACCCTGCCCTTCATCCCACAGCAGGTCTGAAGGTGACTGTCACCCATCAGCCTGGTGTCAAGCCTGAGCCTCCCACCCCATGAGCTCCTGGCTCCATCCCTTCCCAGaccccagccccatccccctctccccccctcccagctccagggGTGCCCATGCCCGGCTGTGATGCCCCTAGAAAGGGGGACAGACCCCAGTTAGGgacccccaaccccctccccccaccccccagcctcctcccatcagagtaaaaataaaactaatccCTTCTGTCCCTCCCCAGGGTTTTATCTGATGGCTCCATAATCCCCTCTAAATCCCTGCCAAGCCTCCCTGCCTGGCCAcaggctggggggctgctgggacccccctcagccccagggcagagcaggcagtGGGGTGGGGGGGCCCCGGGGAGCAGGGGGGCCCcacagcaggaaggagaggaggaggaggaggaagcagcgCTGGTGGCAGGGAGCACAGCGAGGTGTGGGGTGCAAGAGGAGGGGCTGGACTCCACCAGCACCCACATTCATCCCCTGTCCCCCCCTCTCAGTGATGGACACCCCCCCTCCCAGCCTGGGTTGGGGCTGGTGTCTCCCCATTGCCCCCCACAGCATGGGGGGAGCAGCCTTTCTCTGGAGGGGGTCGATGTCCCCTCAAAATACCCTCTGCACCCCCAAATAGCACAGAGGATGGACCCCTTCCCCCAGTCCCTTCTGCCTGATACCCCCACTGTGGTGGGGATGGCTCTCAGGGCCCCCCATCCCCGTGGTGCCCCCCATCCTCCATGGAATGGGCTCTCAGGGCCCCCCATCCCCAGGACACTCTACACCCCCAAACACCAAGGGGTGGGGGCTCAGGGACCCCCATCCCCGTGACACCCCCACACACCGTGGGCTGGGGGCTGACATCCCCCTGACAGCCCCTCGGGCTCCCCCATCCCTGTGAGCCCCTCATTCACTGTGGGGTCATGTCTCAGGGACCCCCAAGCCCGTGACCCCCCCATCCACTGTGGGCTGGGGGCTCAGACACCCCCATCCCCGTGACACCCCCACACACCGTGGGCTGGGGGCTCAGTGACATCCATCCCTCTGGCATCCCCCGGACCGCGCTCTCAGGCTCCTCCCATCCCCCTGATCCCCCCATCCACCGTGAGGTGGGGTCTCAGGGACCCCCATCCCCATGACCCCACCTTCCTGGGGATCCCCCCACCCCACGAAGCGCCCCCCCGGGAGTTGTGGGGGGGGTCCCTCACCGCCTTGAGCTGCTCCAGACGGTCCTTCATGATGCCCCGGGGGGCCGctggggcgcgggggggggccCCGTCCTCGCCCCCCGACGGGACGGGCGATGCCAACCTCGGTCCTCCCTGGCCTCCTTGGCCTCCTACATCCAGCCGAGGTGGCCCTGTCGCTGTCCCCGAGCCCGTCGGGGCTGTCCCTTCGCTAATCCCCCGCTGACGGGCGCAGGGAAGGGCGAGGAGGGGCGGGGAGGGACGAGGCGGAGCCGCCTCCAGCCGGGACACCCCTTGGGCACCCCGAGCCCCCCGCTAAGGGCGGCCGCTGGCTCCGGGTGCCAGCCCGGGGCGGGCACGGCGAGGCGGGGACGGATGTGGGGTGGCCGCGGGTGGGAGGCGGCGAGGAAGAGGAGCCCCACGGGGGTCACGCGGCGGCGACGTGTCGCTCCCTGACACGGGTGGctgcgggcggggcggg
This window encodes:
- the STX3 gene encoding syntaxin-3 isoform X4, whose protein sequence is MKDRLEQLKAKQDADDDDEELEIAVDNTAFMDEFFSEIEETRQNIDKISENVEEAKKLYSIILSAPIPEQKTKDDLEQLTAEIKKMANSVRNKLKSMERNIEQDEARSSADLRIRKSQHSVLSRKFVDVMTKYNEAQVDFRERSKGRIQRQLEITGKNTTDEELEEMLESGNPSIFTSGIMDSQISKQALSEIEGRHKDIVRLESSIKELHDMFVDIAMLVENQGGLLDNVEQHVLQAAEHVEQASQQTKQALHYQGQARKKKIMIMLCCIILAIILAASIGSIFA
- the STX3 gene encoding syntaxin-3 isoform X3; translated protein: MKDRLEQLKAKQDADDDDEELEIAVDNTAFMDEFFSEIEETRQNIDKISENVEEAKKLYSIILSAPIPEQKTKDDLEQLTAEIKKMANSVRNKLKSMERNIEQDEARSSADLRIRKSQHSVLSRKFVDVMTKYNEAQVDFRERSKGRIQRQLEITGKNTTDEELEEMLESGNPSIFTSGIMDSQISKQALSEIEGRHKDIVRLESSIKELHDMFVDIAMLVENQGTMIDRIENNMDQSVGFVERAVADTKKAVKYQSEARRKKIMIMLCCIILAIILAASIGSIFA
- the STX3 gene encoding syntaxin-3 isoform X2, with the protein product MKDRLEQLKAKQDADDDDEELEIAVDNTAFMDEFFSEIEETRQNIDKISENVEEAKKLYSIILSAPIPEQKTKDDLEQLTAEIKKMANSVRNKLKSMERNIEQDEARSSADLRIRKSQHSVLSRKFVDVMTKYNEAQVDFRERSKGRIQRQLEITGKNTTDEELEEMLESGNPSIFTSGIMDSQISKQALSEIEGRHKDIVRLESSIKELHDMFVDIAMLVENQGGLLDNVEQHVLQAAEHVEQASQQTKQALHYQGQARKKLLFLAVVVVLLLGIVALIIGLAVGLNKK